In Bombus terrestris chromosome 6, iyBomTerr1.2, whole genome shotgun sequence, a single window of DNA contains:
- the LOC100645357 gene encoding nischarin — protein sequence MACLLLNQENVHIKIPSADTVDGITYYCIEVRIASIKWTVKHRYNDFAELHDKLVSENYVKKDILPPKKLIGNKCEAFVEKRRLNLEIYLNEVYNYLKKAMPRELAVFLDMHIYDIFFLLQSMALEFFTEGNNLLQKSKTYKFNLIQLYAISERLKQPCPPIEVVDRKYDFSHVLDFNSHLTGLIVEGSPEPYRTSNIYSSALSIELSSFKNIEDLTINQYPVDKIYHMGNLRDTVTYLKVNNTKLRTIVELAMCEEVHKNIENANDSHVWFKVTHLDLSDNRIEVIDEAIKLLPQIECLTLNNNLLSEISNVTLLPRLSQLYLASNNFTTLPDDLHTKLGYIVYIDLSQNKLTSLSSFSKLYSLEGLDVSCNRIEKIEEVKNIGHLPCLENLRLTGNPVSTIVDYRVKVLEPFGKRAADICLDNEKPNQKELDTVSVHQALRIAREGKSPTFTASDAPLFSAEIPNICIGSGKL from the exons ATGGCGTGTCTTTTGCTGAACCAGGAAAATGTGCATATTAAGATACCATCGGCTGACACTGTCGACGGTATCACTTATTACTGCATCGAGGTTAGGATTGCTTCGATCAAATGGACTGTCAAGCATAG GTACAATGATTTTGCAGAGCTTCACGATAAACTCGTCTCAGAGAATTACGTTAAGAAGGACATATTGCCACCGAAGAAGCTTATCGGAAATAAATGCGAAGCTTTTGTAGAAAAACGCAGACTGAACTTGGAGATCTATCTGAACGAAGTGTATAACTATTTAAAGAAAGCAATGCCTAGAGAATTAGCTGTATTCCTGGATATgcatatatacgatatatttttcCTACTACAAAGTATGGCTTTAGAGTTTTTTACAGAGGGTAATAATTTGTTACAAAAGTCCAAGACTTACAAGTTTAATCTAATACAG CTGTATGCGATCAGCGAGAGATTGAAACAACCCTGTCCACCGATCGAAGTTGTTGACAGGAAATATGACTTCAGTCACGTTTTGGATTTCAATTCTCATTTAACTGGTTTGATCGTCGAAGGGAGCCCAGAACCTTATAGAACCAGCAATATATATTCTTCCGCACTGTCCATCGAACTATCAAGTTTCAAAAACATAGAAGATCTAACTATCAATCAGTATCCAGTGGATAAAATATACCACATGGGCAACCTTCGGGACACGGTAACatatttaaaagtaaacaaCACGAAGCTTAGAACTATCGTGGAATTGGCAATGTGCGAGGAAGTgcacaaaaatattgaaaatgcgAATGATTCTCATGTCTGGTTCAAAGTCACTCACCTAGATCTCAGCGATAATCGAATAGAAGTTATAGACGAAGCGATTAAATTGTTACCTCAGATAGAATGTTTAACTTTAAATAATAATCTACTATCTGAAATTTCGAACGTCACTCTTTTACCGAGGTTGTCCCAATTGTATCTAGCGTCGAACAATTTCACAACTCTACCAGACGATCTGCATACGAAACTCGGTTATATAGTGTACATCGACTTGTCCCAGAACAAATTAACCTCGTTATCGAGCTTTTCGAAATTGTATTCGTTGGAGGGTTTAGACGTGAGTTGCAATCGTATCGAGAAGATAGAAGAAGTAAAGAATATCGGGCATCTACCTTGTTTGGAGAATTTGAGATTGACCGGAAATCCAGTGTCGACGATAGTCGACTACAGGGTGAAAGTGTTAGAACCGTTTGGCAAAAGGGCTGCAGATATCTGTTTAGACAATGAAAAGCCAAATCAGAAAGAACTGGACACCGTTTCCGTTCATCAAGCGTTACGCATTGCGAGAGAAGGAAAATCGCCAACGTTCACCGCATCGGATGCGCCTTTGTTCTCCGCGGAGATTCCAAACATATGCATAGGATCTGGTAAATTATGA